The window AGTATGTGGTGAAAAATGGTTCTCATACGATAGAACTTGATTTACCGGTAATTACCACACAAAAAAAGCCAGCCGAATTGGCTAGCTGTCTTTTTGATCCATTTGCATTTGGATTTGTTTTAAAATTTTCTTTTCAAGCCGCGAGACTTGTACTTGTGAAATACCGAGCCTCTCCGCTACCTCAGATTGTGTTTGGTCTTTATAATATCTTAAGTACACAATGAGTTTTTCTCGTTCTTCTAATTCCTTGATCGCTTCTTTCAGGGCGATTTTATCAAACCATCTTTCTTCTGAATGATCCGCAATTTGATCAAGCAATGTAATCGGGTCTCCGTCATTTTCATACACGGTTTCATGAATCGATGACGGTGAGCGGACCGCTTCTTGGGCGAGGACGACATCCTCTGGTGTGATATCAAGATATTCGGCTATTTCCTGGACAGTCGGCATTCTTCCGTGAGACTTAGACAATTCATCTCTTGCCCGCCGAATTTTATTTCCAAGTTCTTTTAGTGACCGGCTCACTTTGACTGTTCCATCATCACGAATGAATCGCTGGATTTCACCAATGATCATTGGAACAGCGTAGGTGGAAAACTTCACATCATATGACAAATCAAATTTATCAACAGATTTCAGCAGTCCAATACAGCCAATCTGAAACAAATCATCTGGTTCATATCCTCTATTTAAAAAGCGCTGAACAACGGACCAAACAAGACGCATGTTTTTTTCTACGAGGAGGTCTCTTGCTTGCTGATCACCGTCTTGGCTTTTTTTGATGAGCTCTTTGACTTCATCATTTGACAGCTGGGCTTTTTTTGCTTGCTTTTTTACCTCCACATCCATATGAGCAGCTCCTTTAATTACAAAGCGCTTTGCTTTTTGATAGATGCTTTGTTAAACGGATGGTCGTGCCCATTTCTGGAGATGAGTCTATCATGACATCATCCATAAAATTCTCCATGATGGTAAAGCCCATTCCAGAGCGTTCTAAGTCTGGTTTTGTGGTGAATAGCGGCTGTCTTGCTTCTTCAAGGTCTGTAATGCCCATGCCTTCGTCACGGATGGTGAGGTACACAACATGGTCATCAAGTGTGACATGGATATGCACCTTGCCATCTGGATTTCCATCATAGCCATGGATAATGGAGTTTGTCACCGCCTCTGACACAACGGTTTTGATTTCTGTTAATTCATCTAATGTCGGATCAAGCTGGGCGATAAACGCTGCGACTGTCACCCTTGCAAAGGATTCATTTTGACTTAAAGCAGAGAAGGTCAGGTTCATTTCATTCCTCATGATGCCACCCCCAATGTTTGCAATGCCGTTTGCTCTGAAGGCTCCATACGGATGATTTTAAATAAGCCAGACATATCAAATAATCGGTTCACTGCTGGCGAGATAGCACAGACGACCATTTCTCCGCCAAGCTGCTTAATTTCTTTATATCTTCCTAAAATCACTCCGAGACCTGAGCTGTCCATAAACGTTAAATCAGCCAAATTCAGCACGATGTGGCGAATGTCCTCTGTTTCCAAATAATTCGTCACCTTTTGTCTCAATGTTTCTGCGGAGTGATGATCAAGCTCTCCTGTTAACCGAATGCAAAGTACGCTCTCTTTTACTTGAAAATCAATTTCAAGGCTCATCTTTTTATTCCTCCTTGCTCTAATTTCGGATAAAGATTGTTTCTCTTTTTTATCAAGTAAATCCTTCACCATGACAAAACTAGTGACCATTCGTCACATTTAGATGTTCTTTTCTTCTTACTCATAGCAAAAAGACTGCCAATTACAGCAGCCTTTCACATTTTTTTATTTCCATTTCACAAATTCCGCCATCGCACGTTTCAAGAAAGTCCAAACGCCTGCTTTTTCCATTCCTTCTTTAGCTTCTACAGGGCTTTCATGCAGCACTTTTCCGTCTTTTTTCAAGACAATTGTACCTAGTTCCGTTCCTTTTGAGAATGGGGCCGTGACATCCTGAGACAATTTGATTTCTTTTTTAATCTGATCCACATTTTCGCCTTTTTTCGTTAAAAGGGAGATTGGCTCAGAGGTGACAAGCTGAATTTTTTTCTTTTTCCCTTTGCTTACCTTGATCTCCGCTACGTCTTGTCCTCGTTTGTAAAGCGGGTGAGTGGTGTATTGACTAAATGCATAGTCTAACATTTTGACCACTTGAGCGTTTCTGTCTTTCGGTGTACTTGCGCCGAAGACAACTGCAATCACGCGCATGTTGCCTTTTTTAGCGGATGCAGTTAAACAGTATTTGGCTTCGCCTGTAAAACCTGTTTTCAACCCATCGACACCTGGATAAAATTTAATCAATCGGTTCGTATTCACAAGCCAGAATTTTTTATCCGTGTTTTGACGGAGATAGTCTTCGTAGACCCCTGTGAATTTAGTGATTTGTTCATATTTCAACAGCTCTTTTGCCATTTTTGCCATATCATGAGCTGTACTGTAATGGTCTTTTTCAGGAAGTCCTGTTGGGTTTTGAAAGACCGTAGAGGTGAGGCCGAGTTCTTTTGCTTTTTTGTTCATTTGCTCCACAAACTGTTCTTCAGACCCTGCAATATGCTCTGCCATGGCAACTGAAGCATCATTTCCTGACGCAATCGCAATGCCTTTCAGCATTTCTTTCACGGTCATTTCTTCTCCAGGTTCAAGGAAGATTTGTGACCCTCCCATTGATGCTGCATAATCACTTGTTCTAACCTTATCAGTCATTTTCAGTTTTCCTTGATCAATGGCTTCCATGATGAGAAGCATCGTCATGATTTTGGTCATACTTGCAGGTGCAAGCTTTTCATCGCTGTTTTTGTTGTAAAGCACTTTTCCCGTGTCACGTTCTATTAAGATCGCTGATTTGGCTTCGTGCACCAATTCTGATGTTTGTTTTTCTCCTGGTTTTTCAATCTTTTCTTTTGCTATCGCTGATGGTGAAACCATTGAGATAAGGATCATTAAAATAAACAATGCACATATATGACGTTTCAAGTGGCAGACCTCCATTATCGTAATCCTTTCTATTTTTTCCTCATACAGGCTGTTTTATTCAGAGATCGTATGATTGCCATAAAAAAACCTTCTGTCGATAAAACAGAAGGCTTCTTGAAACATGCTATGAGAGTTGTTTGACTACATCTTTTACTAAATCAAGGAAACTCGCTTTCACTTTTTCCGTTACTTCAATGACTTCATCATGGGACAGCGGCTGATCTAAAATACCTGATGCCGCATTAGAAATGCATGAAATACCAAGCACTTTGATTCCTGCATGACGCGCAACAATCACCTCTGGAACAGTTGACATGCCTACAGCATCTGCTCCAATTGTTCTGAGGAAACGAACTTCAGCCGGAGTTTCATATGAAGGACCTGTCATCCCTGCATAAACACCATGCTGTACAGATATACCTAAGCGCTGAGCTGTTTCTTCTGCAAGTGCCAGCAAACCTTTATCGTATGGGGCAGACATATCAGGGAAACGAACACCTTGACTGTCATTTGGTCCAATTAATGGATTGGTCCCCATCATATTGATATGATCTGTAATCAGCATGAGATCGCCTGGATGGAAGGATGTATTCACACCGCCGGCTGCATTTGTCACAATGCATGTCTCAATGCCAATTTCTTTCATCACACGGACTGGAAACGTCACTTGCTTCATATCATATCCTTCATAGAAGTGAAAACGTCCTTGCATAGCACATACGACAGTGCCTTTCAGCGTCCCGATGACGAGCTGTCCTGCATGACCCTCTACTGTTGAAACAGGGAATCCAGGAATATCTTCATATTTCAATTTGATTGGATTTTCAATCTCATCTGCTAAAATGCCAAGCCCTGAACCTAAGATCAATCCAACTGTTGGTACGTTTGTCGATGCTTGTTTAATGTATGCCGCCGCTTCTGAAAACTGTGCTCCCACGAGATTTCCCCCTATTTGAGTTTAGATAAAAAGCTTGTGCCGTATTTTGGCATCGTTGACTTGAAATTGTCTGCGACTGTTGCTCCAAGATCAGCAAAGGTTTTTGCTGTTGGCAGTTCATTTGCTCCCTGATGCTTTTTGCTGTAAGCAATGAGCGGAACGTATTCTCTTGTATGATCTGTTCCGTGATGAACCGGGTCATTTCCATGATCTGCTGTGATCACAAGGAGATCATCCTCTTTCAACAGGTCAAACACTTCAGGAAGTCGTGCGTCAAATTCCTCTAGTGCTTTTCCGTAGCCCTCTGGGTCTCTTCTATGTCCGTAAAGAGCGTCAAAATCAACAAGGTTTAAAAAGCTGAGTCCTGTAAAGTCTGTTTTAAGTGTATCGACCAGCTTGTCCATTCCATCCATGTTCGATTTTGTTCTAAGAGAAGATGTGATCCCTTCACCATCATAAATATCAGAGATTTTGCCGATCGCAATCACATCGAGCCCATCATCTTTCAGCTCATTCATGACTGTACGGTCAAATGGTTTTAAAGCATAGTCGTGACGGTTTGGTGTTCTGACAAATGCGCCAGGCTCCCCGACAAACGGGCGAGCGATAATGCGTCCAACCATATATTTTTCATCTAATGTGAGTTCACGTGCAATTTCACAAATACGGTAAAGTTCATCTAATGGCACCACTTCTTCGTGCGCAGCAATTTGCAGCACAGAATCCGCAGATGTATAGACGATTAGATCGCC is drawn from Bacillus pumilus and contains these coding sequences:
- the sigF gene encoding RNA polymerase sporulation sigma factor SigF, whose product is MDVEVKKQAKKAQLSNDEVKELIKKSQDGDQQARDLLVEKNMRLVWSVVQRFLNRGYEPDDLFQIGCIGLLKSVDKFDLSYDVKFSTYAVPMIIGEIQRFIRDDGTVKVSRSLKELGNKIRRARDELSKSHGRMPTVQEIAEYLDITPEDVVLAQEAVRSPSSIHETVYENDGDPITLLDQIADHSEERWFDKIALKEAIKELEEREKLIVYLRYYKDQTQSEVAERLGISQVQVSRLEKKILKQIQMQMDQKDS
- the spoIIAB gene encoding anti-sigma F factor, translating into MRNEMNLTFSALSQNESFARVTVAAFIAQLDPTLDELTEIKTVVSEAVTNSIIHGYDGNPDGKVHIHVTLDDHVVYLTIRDEGMGITDLEEARQPLFTTKPDLERSGMGFTIMENFMDDVMIDSSPEMGTTIRLTKHLSKSKALCN
- the spoIIAA gene encoding anti-sigma F factor antagonist codes for the protein MSLEIDFQVKESVLCIRLTGELDHHSAETLRQKVTNYLETEDIRHIVLNLADLTFMDSSGLGVILGRYKEIKQLGGEMVVCAISPAVNRLFDMSGLFKIIRMEPSEQTALQTLGVAS
- a CDS encoding D-alanyl-D-alanine carboxypeptidase family protein, translating into MILISMVSPSAIAKEKIEKPGEKQTSELVHEAKSAILIERDTGKVLYNKNSDEKLAPASMTKIMTMLLIMEAIDQGKLKMTDKVRTSDYAASMGGSQIFLEPGEEMTVKEMLKGIAIASGNDASVAMAEHIAGSEEQFVEQMNKKAKELGLTSTVFQNPTGLPEKDHYSTAHDMAKMAKELLKYEQITKFTGVYEDYLRQNTDKKFWLVNTNRLIKFYPGVDGLKTGFTGEAKYCLTASAKKGNMRVIAVVFGASTPKDRNAQVVKMLDYAFSQYTTHPLYKRGQDVAEIKVSKGKKKKIQLVTSEPISLLTKKGENVDQIKKEIKLSQDVTAPFSKGTELGTIVLKKDGKVLHESPVEAKEGMEKAGVWTFLKRAMAEFVKWK
- a CDS encoding purine-nucleoside phosphorylase, translated to MGAQFSEAAAYIKQASTNVPTVGLILGSGLGILADEIENPIKLKYEDIPGFPVSTVEGHAGQLVIGTLKGTVVCAMQGRFHFYEGYDMKQVTFPVRVMKEIGIETCIVTNAAGGVNTSFHPGDLMLITDHINMMGTNPLIGPNDSQGVRFPDMSAPYDKGLLALAEETAQRLGISVQHGVYAGMTGPSYETPAEVRFLRTIGADAVGMSTVPEVIVARHAGIKVLGISCISNAASGILDQPLSHDEVIEVTEKVKASFLDLVKDVVKQLS
- the deoB gene encoding phosphopentomutase, which codes for MPDYQYKRIFLVVMDSVGIGEAPDAADFNDVGADTLGHIAEKMNGLHMPNMAKLGLSHIKEIKGIPADEKPLAYYGKMKEASNGKDTMTGHWEIMGLYIDTPFKVFPDGFPDELLNELKEKTGRGIIGNKPASGTEILDELGEEHMKTGDLIVYTSADSVLQIAAHEEVVPLDELYRICEIARELTLDEKYMVGRIIARPFVGEPGAFVRTPNRHDYALKPFDRTVMNELKDDGLDVIAIGKISDIYDGEGITSSLRTKSNMDGMDKLVDTLKTDFTGLSFLNLVDFDALYGHRRDPEGYGKALEEFDARLPEVFDLLKEDDLLVITADHGNDPVHHGTDHTREYVPLIAYSKKHQGANELPTAKTFADLGATVADNFKSTMPKYGTSFLSKLK